In Deinococcus sp. Marseille-Q6407, a single window of DNA contains:
- the rfbB gene encoding dTDP-glucose 4,6-dehydratase, with translation MPEIPAPPLSHLLVTGGLGFIGSHFVRHWLSRQPASRVTVLDKLTYAASPERLADLTGHPRLRVVTGDITDGAAVRRLCEESGVDMLVNFAAETHVDQSIQASQVFTLTNVLGTQVLLDIALALGLRFHQVSTDEVYGDIPAGQRSREDAALLPRSPYSASKAAADHFTLAYVHTHGLHATITRGSNTVGAWQHLEKVVSLFATNALLGEPLPLYGDGWQQRDYLDAGDHCSAIALVLEQGAPGEIFNVGTGTETANRRMAELVLETLDAPRALLRQVADRPGHDRRYALNTSRLGQLGWQPRLTSEQAIVQAARWYRQHPEWWRALRAGDFGTYYRRQYAARLAGASSLESTGSPEHSGSLENAAPITEAGS, from the coding sequence ATGCCTGAGATTCCTGCTCCTCCGCTGTCTCATCTGCTGGTGACCGGCGGTCTGGGTTTTATTGGCAGCCATTTCGTGCGGCATTGGCTGAGCCGGCAGCCGGCGTCCCGGGTCACTGTGCTGGACAAACTCACCTATGCAGCCAGCCCCGAGCGACTGGCTGACCTGACCGGGCACCCGCGCCTCAGGGTCGTCACCGGCGATATCACCGATGGGGCAGCGGTGCGCCGTCTATGTGAGGAAAGCGGCGTAGATATGCTGGTCAACTTTGCCGCCGAGACTCATGTGGACCAGTCCATTCAGGCTTCTCAGGTCTTTACCCTGACCAACGTGCTGGGCACCCAGGTGCTGCTGGACATCGCCCTGGCCCTGGGCCTGCGGTTCCATCAGGTGTCCACCGACGAGGTATACGGGGATATTCCTGCCGGGCAACGCAGCCGGGAAGACGCTGCGCTGTTGCCGCGCAGCCCCTACTCGGCCAGCAAGGCGGCGGCCGATCATTTCACGCTGGCTTACGTGCACACCCACGGCCTGCACGCCACCATCACGCGGGGGTCCAACACAGTCGGCGCCTGGCAGCATCTGGAAAAGGTGGTCTCGCTGTTCGCCACCAATGCCCTGCTGGGCGAGCCGTTGCCGCTGTACGGTGACGGCTGGCAGCAGCGCGATTACCTGGACGCCGGGGACCATTGCTCGGCCATTGCCCTGGTGCTGGAGCAGGGGGCGCCCGGAGAAATCTTCAACGTAGGCACCGGCACCGAAACGGCCAACCGCCGAATGGCCGAGCTGGTGCTGGAGACGCTGGACGCACCCAGAGCCCTGCTGCGGCAGGTGGCCGACCGCCCGGGACACGACCGCCGCTACGCACTGAATACTTCCCGCCTGGGGCAACTGGGCTGGCAGCCACGGCTGACATCCGAGCAGGCCATCGTGCAGGCGGCCCGCTGGTACCGGCAGCACCCGGAGTGGTGGCGCGCGCTGCGGGCCGGGGATTTCGGGACTTATTACCGCCGGCAGTACGCGGCCCGGCTGGCCGGCGCCAGCTCTCTGGAAAGCACCGGCTCTCCGGAACATTCTGGCTCTCTAGAAAACGCTGCGCCTATCACAGAGGCCGGGTCATGA
- the rfbA gene encoding glucose-1-phosphate thymidylyltransferase RfbA: MSQLGIILAGGRGTRLYPATLALSKQLLPVYDKPMVYYPLTTLMESGLRDLLVITTPQHQPQFQALLGSGEQWGVQLQYAAQPEPGGIAQALLLAAPFLQGRGCTLILGDNIFHGPALGQRLRAARHTAGATIFTYPVSDPQRYGVVAFGPDGRAAALLEKPPVPPSNQAVTGLYVYDGQAPALAAQLVPSARGELEITDLNAAYLRRGSLNLQRLGRGYAWLDAGTHDSLLEASAFVQTLERRQTLKIGSPEEAAYRQDWIGRGEVQRLIRQLGQGSSYAQHLQTLLDTPPELLEEEP; encoded by the coding sequence ATGAGCCAGCTGGGCATCATCCTGGCAGGTGGGCGGGGCACCCGGCTGTATCCGGCCACGCTGGCCCTCAGCAAGCAGCTGCTGCCGGTTTACGACAAGCCGATGGTGTATTACCCGCTGACCACCCTGATGGAAAGTGGCTTGCGCGACCTGCTGGTGATCACCACCCCGCAGCATCAGCCGCAGTTTCAAGCTCTGCTGGGCAGCGGCGAGCAGTGGGGAGTCCAGCTGCAGTACGCGGCACAGCCCGAGCCGGGCGGTATCGCGCAGGCGTTGCTGCTGGCCGCGCCTTTCTTGCAGGGGCGCGGCTGCACCCTGATTCTGGGCGACAACATCTTCCACGGGCCGGCGCTGGGGCAGCGGCTTCGGGCAGCGCGGCATACGGCCGGCGCGACCATTTTCACCTATCCGGTCAGTGACCCTCAGCGTTACGGCGTGGTGGCTTTCGGCCCGGACGGCCGGGCGGCGGCCCTGCTGGAAAAACCTCCGGTGCCGCCTTCCAATCAGGCGGTAACGGGGCTGTATGTCTATGATGGGCAAGCCCCTGCCCTGGCCGCGCAGCTGGTTCCCTCAGCGCGGGGCGAGCTGGAAATTACTGACCTGAACGCCGCTTATCTGCGCCGTGGCTCGCTGAATCTGCAGCGCCTGGGCCGCGGCTACGCCTGGCTGGACGCCGGCACCCACGACTCGCTGCTGGAAGCGTCCGCCTTCGTGCAGACCCTGGAGCGGCGGCAAACCCTGAAAATCGGCTCACCGGAAGAAGCCGCCTACCGCCAGGACTGGATTGGCCGCGGCGAGGTGCAGCGCCTGATTCGGCAGTTGGGCCAGGGCAGCTCCTACGCCCAGCACCTTCAGACCCTGCTGGACACGCCCCCCGAATTGCTGGAGGAAGA